The Leptospirales bacterium genome includes a window with the following:
- a CDS encoding acyl-[acyl-carrier-protein] thioesterase: MQSDGFKTYQTDLDTQRHVTSRTYERFCQEVRWQALEQEGYSIARMIDEGLGLRPLFTRIAFKKQQYAGASLSVKSVYGARQDFVYWDQSVLESGGEPAAQIELIQQWETTQSAAPPVIRGDGAPETPEYVPDKERPRNCNRVRSEWQALYSERNVFGSYDPAYYWRLFEDARWAFSSELGLSFERFVAMDTTFFYMGGNFHYLAPPQAGETLLAETWVSSLEKIRCTLRTEVRSKNSGKLLMTGDEEQLIVSLSRARPRKAPVEYLELLGDHIEGGA, from the coding sequence ATGCAAAGCGACGGATTCAAGACCTACCAGACGGACCTCGATACGCAGCGCCATGTAACCAGTCGCACTTACGAACGTTTTTGCCAGGAGGTGCGCTGGCAGGCGCTGGAGCAGGAGGGCTACTCCATCGCGCGGATGATAGATGAGGGTCTTGGGCTGCGTCCCCTGTTCACGCGCATTGCGTTCAAGAAGCAACAATATGCCGGCGCCAGTCTCAGCGTAAAGAGCGTCTATGGCGCACGTCAGGACTTCGTTTACTGGGACCAAAGCGTGCTGGAGTCTGGCGGCGAGCCGGCGGCGCAGATTGAGCTGATTCAGCAGTGGGAAACAACGCAATCGGCAGCGCCTCCCGTCATACGCGGCGATGGCGCTCCAGAGACGCCGGAGTACGTGCCAGACAAGGAGCGCCCCCGAAATTGCAATCGTGTGCGCAGCGAGTGGCAGGCCCTCTACAGCGAACGCAACGTTTTCGGAAGTTACGATCCAGCCTACTACTGGCGCCTCTTTGAGGATGCGCGCTGGGCTTTCTCCAGCGAGCTGGGCCTCAGTTTTGAGCGCTTTGTAGCAATGGACACGACCTTTTTCTATATGGGCGGCAATTTCCACTACCTGGCGCCGCCGCAGGCCGGCGAGACGCTGCTTGCTGAAACCTGGGTAAGTTCGCTGGAGAAGATTCGCTGCACGCTGCGCACCGAGGTGCGTTCCAAAAATAGCGGAAAGCTGCTGATGACCGGCGACGAAGAGCAGCTGATCGTTTCTCTTTCGCGCGCTCGACCGCGCAAAGCGCCCGTGGAGTACCTCGAGTTGCTGGGCGACCATATCGAAGGCGGCGCTTGA
- a CDS encoding TetR/AcrR family transcriptional regulator: MRPAVRDRVMAAAAQLFSRQGYGATAMRQIFANADVVPASLYDHFASKKDLGLAYLQAEEQRTLADLQTLMQQYPDPQRFLQAWVALKRRQIAQRKFFGCPFARFSMNLESPPDTAFARALRRVAQRWRLLLLQYFRAAARAGWISPEADLAGAAKEALCIYQGAIAMWRLSGDARYFQLMKSQYLQLYDRLRSGRPPLPRHSSSKGAGNRALALKRS, encoded by the coding sequence ATGCGACCAGCAGTTCGCGATCGGGTTATGGCGGCGGCGGCTCAGCTCTTTTCCAGGCAGGGCTATGGCGCCACGGCCATGCGCCAGATCTTTGCCAACGCCGATGTTGTGCCGGCCAGCCTTTACGACCACTTTGCCTCCAAGAAGGACCTGGGTCTTGCCTACCTGCAGGCCGAGGAGCAGCGCACGCTTGCCGATTTGCAAACGCTGATGCAGCAGTATCCCGATCCGCAGCGTTTCCTGCAAGCCTGGGTTGCGCTCAAGCGTCGCCAGATCGCTCAGCGCAAGTTTTTTGGCTGCCCCTTTGCTCGCTTCTCGATGAACCTCGAATCGCCGCCGGATACCGCCTTTGCTCGCGCGCTGCGTCGCGTGGCCCAGCGCTGGCGTCTGCTGCTGCTGCAATACTTCCGCGCTGCGGCAAGGGCCGGCTGGATTTCGCCCGAGGCCGACCTGGCCGGCGCCGCCAAGGAGGCGCTCTGCATCTACCAGGGCGCCATCGCCATGTGGCGCCTGAGCGGCGACGCCCGTTATTTCCAGCTGATGAAGTCGCAGTACCTGCAACTCTACGATCGCTTGCGCAGCGGTCGGCCGCCGCTGCCGCGACATTCGAGCAGCAAGGGCGCTGGCAATAGAGCCCTTGCTCTCAAACGATCGTAA